One Aphidius gifuensis isolate YNYX2018 linkage group LG3, ASM1490517v1, whole genome shotgun sequence DNA window includes the following coding sequences:
- the LOC122851281 gene encoding dipeptidase 1-like yields the protein MGKMVYIGAGVFVLVLGLAIGLSLGMNLKLFKGSDALNYAPLIDGHNDLAWNLYLKLENNLSAFRFEDDLKSDPIMGNGGCRSCHTDLPRLTKGKLGGQFWSAYTSCDSQYKDSVQLTLRQIDVIKRLIKKYPSNLEFVTESSKIESAWKNGKIASMIGVEGGHSIDSSLAVLRLYYELGVRYVTLTHTCHTPWADASPINEGSLYNLTQFGKVVVHEMNRLGMIVDLSHVSHTVMRSVLNITKAPVIFSHSSAFAICDHYRNVPDDVLQMVKKNNGIVMVNFYSGFINCNYTRNTTIEDVVAHINHIKNLIGVDHVGIGGDYDGVDSTPEGLEDVSKYPNLFDRLYDVKNGETPWSQSDLEKLAGRNLIRVFQSIEQVRDSLSSEIASDVVIAGNELFSAQKEDGIIPGSCQTANEWEQFDKTTK from the exons Atgg gCAAAATGGTTTACATTGGAGCAGGAGTTTTTGTGCTCGTACTGGGTCTTGCTATTGGATTGAGTCTTggtatgaatttaaaattatttaagggAAGTGATGCTCTTAATTATGCACCTTTGATTGAcgg acaCAATGATTTGGCTTGGAATTTGTACCTGAAGctggaaaataatttaagtgcTTTTCGTTTTGAAGATGATCTTAAGTCTGATCCAATTATGGGAAATGGAGGGTGTCGTTCTTGTCATACTGATTTGCCAAGATTAACTAAGGGAAAGTTGGGTGGACAa ttctgGTCAGCATACACAAGTTGTGACTCACAATACAAAGACTCTGTTCAATTGACCCTGCGACAAATAGATGTTATAaaaagattaattaaaaaatatccatcaAATTTAGAATTCGTAACAGAATCAAGTAAAATTGAAAGTGCATGGAAAAATGGTAAAATAGCATCAATGATTGGTGTTGAAGGTGGTCATTCAATAGACTCAAGTCTTGCTGTTCTTAGATTGTATTATGAACTTGGTGTTCGTTATGTCACACTTACCCATACATGCCATACACCTTg GGCCGATGCTTCACCAATTAATGAAGGCTCTCTCTATAATCTTACTCAATTTGGCAAG GTAGTTGTGCATGAAATGAATCGTCTTGGAATGATTGTAGACCTCTCTCATGTGTCACACACTGTCATGAGAAGTGTTTTGAATATAACAAAGGCACCAGTTATTTTTTCCCACTCATCGGCATTTGCTATTTGTGATCATTACAGAAATGTACCTGACGATGTTCTCCAAATGGTT aaaaaaaataatggcatTGTCATGGTTAATTTTTACAgtggttttattaattgtaattacaCTAGAAATACAACTATTGAAGATGTAGttg ctcatattaatcatattaaaaatttaattggagTCGATCATGTGGGTATTGGTGGTGATTACGATGGTGTTGATTc aacaCCAGAGGGACTTGAAGATGTATCAAAATATCCAAACTTGTTTGATAGACTTTATGATGTTAAAAATGGTGAAACTCCATGGAGTCAGAGTGACCTTGAAAAACTTGCTGGTCGTAATTTAATTCGGGTTTTCCAATCGATTGAGCAAGTTCGAGATTCATTGTCATCAGAAATTGCTAGTGATGTTGTAATAGCTggaaatgaattattttcagcTCAAAAAGAAGATGGAATTATTCCAGGAAGTTGCCAAACAGCTAATGA atgggaacaatttgataaaactacaaaataa
- the LOC122851278 gene encoding palmitoyltransferase ZDHHC3-A: protein MFVRDPCGIICIIVTYFALFYADYVVMRWIILHTMQDSLWGPFHVVLFNTLVLLLMMSHMKAICSDPGVVPLPQTRMDFSDIHSAGSGGSDDCEERDDWSVCTRCETYRPPRAHHCRICERCIRRMDHHCPWINNCVGERNQKYFMQFLVYVGVLALYAVALVIISWMGECPECSKDIPTKQSRILHSVILVLESALFGMFVIAILIDQFQAILSDETAIERLQGGHSHHYHQKSRRTLTLLSQVCGKGHPIFWLLPCHNPPRYSFRRDDRLIHHEV, encoded by the exons atgtttgtcagagatCCATGTggaataatttgtattattgtaACTTATTTTGCTTTATTTTATGCTGATTATGTTGTCATGCGATGGATCATTCTGCACACAATGCAAGACAg TTTATGGGGTCCATTtcatgttgttttatttaacacACTTGTATTGCTATTGATGATGTCACATATGAAAGCAATATGTAGTGATCCTGGTGTTGTACCACTTCCCCAAACGAGAATGGACTTTTCAGATATACATTCAGCTGGTTCTGGTGGTAGTGATGATTGTGAAGAACGTGATGATTGGAGTGTTTGTACAAGATGTGAAACTTACAGACCACCTAGAGCACATCATTGTAGAATATGTGAAAGATGTATCAGAAGAATGGATCATCATTGTCcatg GATCAACAATTGTGTTGGTGaaagaaatcaaaaatattttatgcaaTTTTTGGTTTACGTTGGTGTACTTGCACTTTATGCAGTTGCTCTGGTGATTATTTCATGGATGGGTGAATGTCCAGAGTGTAGTAAAGATATTCCAACAAAACAAAGTCGAat attacaCTCGGTTATTCTTGTACTTGAATCAGCACTATTTGGAATGTTTGTCATTGCAATATTGATTGATCAATTTCAAGCAATTCTAAGTGATGAAACAGCAATTGAACGTTTACAAGGTGGACAtagtcatcattatcatcaaaaatcaAGACGTACATTGACATTACTATCTCAAGTTTGTGGAAAAGGACATCCAATATTTTGGCTATTACCTTGTCATAATCCACCAAGGTATTCATTTAGAAGAGATGATCGTCTTATTCACCATGAGGTATAA
- the LOC122851285 gene encoding phospholipase A1-like isoform X1, which translates to MAVSNVFFNLVFVWIVFKFDSVSSIHGLIPRVINPTLCNRIAKELRIHGKKEEPNIPSKLSMKIYTGNTIARSTVINIPMTEPEEIFHYIDHEKPLVIYIHGFREHPSNESIRTVVGAHLERGTDNIFLLDWSKLAFDPYLTVITRLKEIAKIFAYTFDTLVDLGLDLDNFHLVGHSLGAQISGFFGRFSNYTIPRITGLDPAFPGFYHFGAEHIDADSATFVDILHTDGGFYGALENTGTADFYANTGTRAQPGCPFFGVPLTPSDLCNHWMSWRYYAESVKNNFAFIAVKCSSHIMYTMGKCRKNHQVFFGYGTPRNSRGSYYFKTSAKSPYGNKISNYSWG; encoded by the exons atggctGTGAGTAATGTGTTTTTTAATCTTGTGTTTGTTTggattgtatttaaatttgattcagTGTCATCAATTCATGGATTAATTCCACGAGTAATCA atccAACATTATGCAATCGCATTGCCAAAGAGCTAAGAATTCatggaaaaaaagaagaacCAAATATTCCTTCTAAATTATCGATGAAAATTTACACTGG aaatACTATTGCTAGATCAACAGTCATTAATATTCCAATGACAGAACCAGAAGAAATTTTCCACTACATTGATCATGAAAAACcacttgttatttatattcacgGTTTTCGAGAACATCCATCAAATGAAAGTATTCGAACAGTTGTTGGAg caCACTTGGAGCGAGGtactgataatatatttttacttgactGGAGTAAATTGGCTTTTGATCCATACCTAACAGTTATAACTCGTCTCAAAGAAATTGCTAAAATATTTGCATATACTTTTGATACGTTGGTTGATCTTGGATTGGATCTAGATAATTTTCATCTTGTTGGACACTCATTGGGTGCACAAATATCTGGATTTTTTGGAAGATTTAGTAATTATACAATTCCAAGAATAACag GACTTGATCCAGCTTTCCCaggtttttatcattttggtGCTGAACATATCGATGCAGATAGTGCAacatttgttgatattttacaCACTGATGGTGGTTTTTATGGAGCACTTGAAAATACAGGAACAGCTGATTTTTATG CAAATACTGGCACACGTGCACAACCTGGTTGTCCATTTTTTGGAGTTCCATTAACACCATCTG ATTTGTGTAATCATTGGATGTCTTGGCGATATTACGCTGaatcagtaaaaaataattttgcattTATAGCTGTTAAATGTTCGTCTCATATTATGTATACAATGGGAAAATGTAggaaaaatcatcaagtgttTTTTGGATATGGTACACCAAGAAATTC acGTGGAtcgtattattttaaaactagtGCCAAGTCTCCAtatggaaataaaatatccaattATTCTTGGGGTTAA
- the LOC122851284 gene encoding ornithine decarboxylase 1-like, with amino-acid sequence MMDFDWKNIEIYDDDLSVMDILKKIIGDNDQDEPFYIFDVEDIVKKHIQWLKKMPRVIPHFAVKSNPNSTVIKILAALNASFDCASMQEIQLVMKMGVTDDRIIYANPIKAPSHIKFAKKVGVDRTVVDTKEEVLKLKELHPNAKLVIRIAIDGSSEKCLINFSEKFGCKPTDEAIELMKFIKIQKMYLLGFSFHVGSPCWDTASYGKAIEICKNLIEIAKDMGHLETRLIDIGGGIDGIKKDSLNKVAASVNAALEDVDPSIKIISEPGRYYVNTSFTLSARIIGKKIINQGKMTKKNYYINEGIYGSFFEELLDRRQRIPISLYNQPSDEKFPSVIWGRTCDSSDIVIKNELMQDFKIDDWMVWRNMGAYTTATATIFNGFTPAAVQPFIRKTAL; translated from the exons ATGATGGATTTTGActggaaaaatattgaaatttatgatgatgatctcAGTGTCATggacatattaaaaaaaataattggtgaTAATGATCAAGATGAGccgttttatatatttgatgtcGAGGATATTGTCAAGAAACACATACAATGGCTTAAAAAAATGCCAAGGGTTATTCCTCATTTTG CTGTTAAATCTAATCCTAATTCAACAgtgattaaaattttagcaGCACTAAATGCAAGCTTTGATTGTGCTTCAATG caaGAAATTCAGTTGGTTATGAAAATGGGAGTAACAGATGATCGAATAATATATGCAAATCCAATAAAAGCTCCGAGTCACATTAAATTTGCTAAAAAAGTTGGCGTTGATAGAACTGTCGTTGACACCAAAGAGGAAGTATTGAAGCTAAAAGAATTACATCCAAATGCCAA aTTGGTCATTCGAATAGCAATTGATGGATCATCCGAGAAAtgtcttattaattttagtgaaAAGTTTGGCTGCAAGCCAACTGATGAAGCCATTGAActcatgaaatttattaaaatacaaaaaatgtaTCTTCTAGGATTTAGTTTTCATGTTGGGAGTCCTTGTTGGGATACAGCATCATATGGAAAAGCTATAGAAATTTGTAAAAACTTGATTGAAATAGCAAAAGACATGGGACACTTGGAAACAAGACTCATTGATATTGGTGGTGGAATTGAcggaataaaaaaagattcgCTCAACAAG gtAGCAGCATCTGTTAATGCAGCATTGGAGGATGTTGATCCTTCAATCAAAATCATAAGTGAACCTGGTAGATACTATGTCAACACAAGCTTTACTTTATCAGCTCGAATAATcggcaaaaaaattatcaaccaaggaaaaatgacaaaaaaaaattattatattaatgagGGAATTTATGGATCTTTTTTCGAGGAGCTTTTAGATCGTAGACAAAGAATTCCCATCTCTTTGTATAAT caGCCAAGTGATGAAAAGTTTCCATCAGTCATTTGGGGACGTACATGTGACTCAAGTgacattgttattaaaaatgaattgatgcaagattttaaaattgatgactGGATGGTTTGGCGAAACATGGGTGCTTATACCACGGCCACtgcaacaatttttaatggcTTTACTCCAGCTGCTGTTCAACCATTTATTCGGAAAACAGCCTTGTAA
- the LOC122851276 gene encoding histone H4 transcription factor: MSDLMDEGLMTNQAVQEKCGIWVKSQGQLCGVPPSTPVKAEFNNINNYESDEFIDTDSEFDSVSECGAKKRRIIRQRKFEKLNLICEWKDCIFSTESIDKFVDHVAKHMPELPIKISEDGSEYYVCAWKNCNYENSKNDEIIRHVNYHSYHTKLKCHGAVARGTVKLPKCKRQPVGLSIFDVTKPQVCLWNDCLAVYNNYQFFVNHVRQHIESENPHGNHVKDGVKCQWDYCQSKCQSIYKLSDHMRCHTKEKVIACPECGSIFASNTKFHDHCRRQISIEVQGFQCSYCLKFYPTEKFLREHVKFHVFKYKCNKCEMSCESKASLVKHIAYRHLSVRPFPCQFCSHGAKSQQDLDSHMTVHTKGPNFSCVFDNCTYTCKTAYTFDRHIERFHCAEERWYCCHECPSKYRRGSTLTKHLISEHQLQWPIGHKRFIYMRSDDGFYRLQKVRYECIEENNEISGLPENPDEPKKEYTIKMDKSSTNYNIEVVEDTSKNNDPKDDPLYIDPEQQAEFDRHDTTKCDDDRNNNCDDNYDEPRSMPVISNIVISIDQMDADGNIIDSKIIETQETNELPTSEQPFFILT, translated from the exons atgAGTGACCTGATGGATGAGGGTCTTATGACAAACCAGGCAGTTCAAGAAAAATGTGGTATTTGGGTAAAATCACAAGGTCAACTTTGTGGTGTACCACCAAGTACACCAGTAAAAgctgaatttaataatataaataattacgaatcagatgaatttattgatactGATTCAGAATTTGATTCAGTATCTGAATGTGGTGCTAAAAAGAGACGTATTATAAGACAACGAAAATTCGAAAAACTTAACCTGATATGTGAATGGAAAGATTGTATATTTAGTActgaatcaattgataaatttgttgatcATGTTGCAAAACATATGCCAGAATTACCAATTAAAATATCAGAAGATGGATCAGAATATTATGTATGTGCTTGGAAAAATTGTAACTatgaaaattctaaaaatgatgaaataataagacatgttaattatcattcatatcatactaaattaaaatgtcatgGTGCTGTTGCTAGAGGCACAGTTAAATTACCA AAATGTAAACGTCAACCTGTAGGATTAAGTATATTTGATGTTACAAAACCTCAAGTTTGTTTGTGGAATGATTGTCTagctgtttataataattatcaattttttgtaaacCATGTTAGACAACATATTGAGAGTGAAAATCCACATGGTAATCATGTTAAAGATGGTGTAAAATGTCAATGGGATTATTGTCAATCAAAATgtcaaagtatatataaattgagtgATCATATGAGATGCCATACTAAAGAAAAAGTTATTGCTTGTCCAGAATGTGGTTCAATATTTGcttcaaatacaaaatttcaTGATCATTGTCGTCGACAAATTTCCATTGAAG ttcAAGGTTTTCAATGTTcgtattgtttaaaattttatccaaCTGAAAAATTTCTACGTGAACATGTAAAGTTCCatgtgtttaaatataaatgtaataaatgtGAAATGAGCTGTGAATCAAAAGCAAGTCTTGTTAAACATATTGCATATAGACATTTATCAGTACGTCCATTTCCTTGTCAATTTTGTTCTCATGGAGCTAAATCACAACAAGATCTTGACTCTCACATGACTGTTCATACAAAAGGACCAAATTTTTCTTGTGTATTTGATAATTGTACGTATACATGTAAAACAGCATACACATTTGATAGACATATTGAACGTTTTCATTGTGCTGAAGAAAGATGGTATTGTTGTCATGAATGTCCAAGTAAATATCGTAGAGGATCTACTTTAACAAAACATCTTATATCTGAGCATCAGCTACAATGGCCAATTGGAcataaaagatttatttatatgagaaGTGATGATGGTTTTTATCGTTTACAAAAAGTACGATATGAAtgtattgaagaaaataatgaaatatctGGACTACCAGAAAATCCAGATGaaccaaaaaaagaatatacaattaaaatggataaatcatcaacaaattataatattgaagtTGTTGAGGatacatctaaaaataatgatcCTAAAGATGATCCACTTTATATAGATCCTGAACAACAAGCTGAATTTGATAGACATGATACAACTAAGTGTGATGatgatagaaataataattgtgatgataattatgatgaacCAAGATCTATGCCTGTTATTTCGAATATTGTTATTTCGATTGATCAAATGGATGCTGATGGAAATATTATTGACAGTAAAATTATCGAAACACAAGAAACAAATGAACTTCCAACATCTGAAcaaccattttttattttaacataa
- the LOC122851275 gene encoding 3'-5' RNA helicase YTHDC2-like yields MPRRKKMFSKTAIGEDTRIAVNLTIKKLMDTPEQKEFEFPSSYTAEERAYIHKLCIDLGLKSKSRGKGANRFLTVYKREGSSIIQSDAIVKLQKPSKQIIINLIQKFPLNAKERQDLLPPTERERTLDNETITNTKAMGRLNNSIPQVPQLKTNPDLVNFRKNLTVFNSRNKILEALETSQVVVVGGETGSGKTTQVPQYILENCQEKNQACRIICTQPRRLSAVSIAERVAFERSENIGQTFGYQIRLESRVAPKTLLTYCTNGVLLRTLMGGDSALATITHIIIDEIHERDRFCDFLLIGLKEALNKFRTLKLILMSATMDTSIFVKYFNQCSVINVPGRCYDVDVYYLEDILKITGYMTKQMLIKRAEFINKNEQKKVLESWTQSAPSKNKKNKKNLSKITAAAGANASAPVALPILGQKNISVVEKIELEPWLRDEMDKNISDAWLCGEQENFSQLLHLIMSENISVDYQHSTTSVTPLMVSAGRGCINTTEQLLNLGANLNIRASNEWTALDWAKNMNEIECAELIESYMKSYSCNYDNNSPQYTDGVLSDEDKLLLDIYQNTFDDANVDYDLMLTLVFHIHSKMPPGAILIFLSGYDDIVTMRDKIELEERSLSQSMKYNLFVLHSNMQTSDQKRVFRPSPPGVRKIILSTNIAETSITIDDVVYVIDSGKVKEKSFDAMSGVCSLTSNWISQACANQRKGRAGRCQKGICYRLFSSNRYANMQKYQTPEILRLPLQELCLFTKHLAPGNTPIAEYLDRALEPPSNVVSRNAVQLLKSIDALDAWEDLTELGVHLLDLPVEPRLGKMLLYSVVLKCIDPILTIVCSLAYKDPFILPSRPCEKRAASIARKKFSSDSYSDHMTLLRAFQAWQQARSSGRERQFCEKNFISSAVMEMIVGMRSQLLGQLRASGFVRARGSGDIRDLNCNSENWSIVKACLAAGLYPNLIRVDRDFSQMRTQKETKVRFHPSSTLRDLEKSSTTSSQSQSHCSNVSTLPADWLVYEEMSRAGRFCHVKTVTLINPMTVALFSGPSRLAMDTIYETESMPESESDSEAEDSREGMTILKLDDWVVFKMEFETARLILNLRQKWNALFLRRMKAPTKPMTPLDEQVIKAIVSVITNEEQAFDLSQPTGIGQRPRPLIVDYYPANARRTDDVEQ; encoded by the coding sequence atgCCTAGACGTAAAAAGATGTTTTCAAAAACAGCAATTGGTGAAGACACAAGAATTgctgttaatttaacaataaaaaaattaatggataCACCAGAACAAAAAGAATTTGAATTTCCATCATCATACACAGCTGAGGAACGTGCTTACATTCATAAGCTATGTATTGATCTTGGTTTAAAATCGAAAAGCAGAGGTAAAGGTGCAAATCGTTTTTTAACAGTTTACAAACGTGAAGGTTCATCAATAATACAATCTGATGCAATAGTTAAACTTCAAAAACcatcaaaacaaataataattaatttaatacaaaaatttccattaaatGCTAAAGAAAGACAAGATTTATTACCACCAACTGAACGTGAACGTACACTTGATAatgaaacaataacaaatacaaaagCAATGGGTCGTTTGAATAACAGTATTCCTCAAGTAccacaattaaaaacaaatccagatttagttaattttcgtaaaaatttaactgtaTTTAATTCacgtaataaaatattagaagCATTAGAAACAAGtcaagttgttgttgttggtggtgaaACTGGTAGTGGTAAAACAACTCAAGTACCAcaatatatacttgaaaattgtcaagaaaaaaatcaagcaTGTCGTATAATATGTACACAACCAAGAAGATTATCAGCAGTATCAATTGCTGAAAGAGTTGCATTTGAACGTAGTGAAAATATTGGACAAACATTTGGTTATCAAATACGTTTAGAAAGTAGAGTTGCACCAAAAACATTGCTAACATATTGTACAAATGGTGTTCTATTACGTACATTAATGGGTGGTGATTCAGCACTTGCAACAATAACACATATTATCATTGATGAAATTCATGAACGTGATcgtttttgtgattttttattaattggatTAAAAGAAGCacttaataaatttagaaCATTAAAACTTATTTTAATGAGTGCAACAATGGATACAagtatatttgttaaatattttaatcaatgtaGTGTTATTAATGTACCTGGTAGATGTTATGATGTTGATGTTTATTATCTTGAGGATATACTTAAAATAACTGGTTATATGACTAAACAAATGCTCATAAAACGtgctgaatttattaataaaaatgaacaaaaaaaagtattagaATCATGGACACAATCAGCaccaagtaaaaataaaaaaaataaaaaaaatttatcaaaaataacagCAGCAGCTGGTGCAAATGCTAGTGCACCTGTAGCATTACCAATATTgggtcaaaaaaatatatctgttgttgaaaaaattgaacttGAACCATGGTTACGTGATGAaatggataaaaatatatctgatgCATGGTTATGTGGTgaacaagaaaatttttcacaattattacatttaataatGTCAGAAAATATATCAGTTGATTATCAACATTCAACAACATCAGTAACACCATTAATGGTATCAGCTGGACGTGGTTGTATTAATACAActgaacaattattaaatcttggtgcaaatttaaatatacgtGCTAGTAATGAATGGACAGCACTTGATTGGgctaaaaatatgaatgaaatTGAATGTGCTGAGTTAATTGAATCATATATGAAATCATATTCatgtaattatgataataattcaccaCAATATACAGATGGTGTATTATCTGATGAAGATAAATTACTTCttgatatttatcaaaatacattTGATGATGCAAATGTTGATTATGATTTAATGTTAACACTTGTATTTCATATACATTCTAAAATGCCACCAGGTGCaatacttatatttttatctggtTATGATGATATTGTAACAATGAGAGATAAAATTGAACTTGAAGAAAGAAGTTTAAGTCaatcaatgaaatataatttatttgttcttCATTCAAATATGCAAACATCTGATCAAAAACGTGTATTTCGTCCAAGTCCACCAGgtgttagaaaaataatattatcaacaaatattgctgagacatcaataacaattgatgatgttgtttatGTTATTGATTCTGGTAAagttaaagaaaaatcatttgatgCAATGTCTGGTGTTTGTTCATTAACATCAAATTGGATATCACAAGCATGTGCTAATCAACGTAAAGGTAGAGCTGGAAGATGTCAAAAGGGTATTTGTTAtcgtttattttcatcaaatcgTTATGCAAATAtgcaaaaatatcaaacaccAGAAATACTACGTTTACCACTACAAGaactttgtttatttacaaaacattTAGCACCAGGTAATACACCAATTGCTGAGTATCTTGATAGAGCACTTGAGCCACCATCAAATGTCGTATCACGTAATGctgtacaattattaaaatcaattgatgcaCTTGATGCATGGGAAGATTTAACTGAATTAGGTGTACATTTATTAGATTTACCAGTTGAACCAAGACTTGGAAAAATGTTACTATATTCAGTTGTACTTAAATGTATTGATCCAATTCTCACAATTGTATGTAGTTTAGCATATAAAGATCCATTTATATTACCATCAAGACCATGTGAAAAAAGAGCAGCAAGTAttgctagaaaaaaattttcatctgaTTCATATTCTGATCATATGACTCTATTAAGAGCATTTCAAGCATGGCAACAAGCACGTTCAAGTGGACGTGAACGTcaattttgtgaaaaaaattttatatcatcagCTGTTATGGAAATGATTGTTGGTATGAGATCACAATTATTAGGACAATTAAGAGCATCAGGTTTTGTACGTGCAAGAGGCTCTGGTGATATACGtgatttaaattgtaattcagAAAATTGGTCAATTGTTAAAGCATGTCTTGCTGCTGGTTTATATCCAAATTTAATTCGTGTTGATAGAGATTTTTCACAAATGAGAAcacaaaaagaaacaaaagtaCGTTTTCATCCATCATCAACACTTCGTGATTtagaaaaatcatcaacaacatcatcacaaTCACAATCACATTGTTCAAATGTCAGTACCCTACCAGCTGACTGGTTAGTTTATGAAGAAATGAGTCGTGCTGGACGTTTTTGTCATGTTAAAACAGTAACATTAATTAATCCAATGACTGTTGCATTATTTAGTGGTCCATCAAGATTAGCTATGGATACAATATATGAAACAGAATCAATGCCAGAAAGTGAATCTGATTCTGAAGCTGAAGATAGTCGTGAAGGTATGACTATACTTAAACTTGATGATTGGGTTGTATTTAAAATGGAATTTGAAACAGCACGTTTAATTCTTAATTTACGACAAAAATGGAATGCATTATTTTTAAGAAGAATGAAAGCACCAACAAAACCAATGACACCACTTGATGAACAAGTTATTAAAGCAATTGTCAGTGTTATTACAAATGAAGAACAAGCATTTGATCTTTCACAACCAACTGGTATTGGTCAACGTCCTCGTCCacttattgttgattattatccAGCAAATGCAAGACGTACTGATGATGTTGAACagtaa
- the LOC122851285 gene encoding lipase member H-B-like isoform X2 yields the protein MAVSNVFFNLVFVWIVFKFDSVSSIHGLIPRVINPTLCNRIAKELRIHGKKEEPNIPSKLSMKIYTGNTIARSTVINIPMTEPEEIFHYIDHEKPLVIYIHGFREHPSNESIRTVVGAHLERGTDNIFLLDWSKLAFDPYLTVITRLKEIAKIFAYTFDTLVDLGLDLDNFHLVGHSLGAQISGFFGRFSNYTIPRITGLDPAFPGFYHFGAEHIDADSATFVDILHTDGGFYGALENTGTADFYANTGTRAQPGCPFFGVPLTPSAVKCSSHIMYTMGKCRKNHQVFFGYGTPRNSRGSYYFKTSAKSPYGNKISNYSWG from the exons atggctGTGAGTAATGTGTTTTTTAATCTTGTGTTTGTTTggattgtatttaaatttgattcagTGTCATCAATTCATGGATTAATTCCACGAGTAATCA atccAACATTATGCAATCGCATTGCCAAAGAGCTAAGAATTCatggaaaaaaagaagaacCAAATATTCCTTCTAAATTATCGATGAAAATTTACACTGG aaatACTATTGCTAGATCAACAGTCATTAATATTCCAATGACAGAACCAGAAGAAATTTTCCACTACATTGATCATGAAAAACcacttgttatttatattcacgGTTTTCGAGAACATCCATCAAATGAAAGTATTCGAACAGTTGTTGGAg caCACTTGGAGCGAGGtactgataatatatttttacttgactGGAGTAAATTGGCTTTTGATCCATACCTAACAGTTATAACTCGTCTCAAAGAAATTGCTAAAATATTTGCATATACTTTTGATACGTTGGTTGATCTTGGATTGGATCTAGATAATTTTCATCTTGTTGGACACTCATTGGGTGCACAAATATCTGGATTTTTTGGAAGATTTAGTAATTATACAATTCCAAGAATAACag GACTTGATCCAGCTTTCCCaggtttttatcattttggtGCTGAACATATCGATGCAGATAGTGCAacatttgttgatattttacaCACTGATGGTGGTTTTTATGGAGCACTTGAAAATACAGGAACAGCTGATTTTTATG CAAATACTGGCACACGTGCACAACCTGGTTGTCCATTTTTTGGAGTTCCATTAACACCATCTG CTGTTAAATGTTCGTCTCATATTATGTATACAATGGGAAAATGTAggaaaaatcatcaagtgttTTTTGGATATGGTACACCAAGAAATTC acGTGGAtcgtattattttaaaactagtGCCAAGTCTCCAtatggaaataaaatatccaattATTCTTGGGGTTAA